A single region of the Salvia miltiorrhiza cultivar Shanhuang (shh) chromosome 8, IMPLAD_Smil_shh, whole genome shotgun sequence genome encodes:
- the LOC131000893 gene encoding caffeoyl-CoA O-methyltransferase 5-like, whose translation MMTETDESNAKQLSGHQEIGHKSLLQSDALFQYILETSVYPREHEAMKELREITAKHPWNVMATSADEGQFLSMLLKLINAKNTMEIGVYTGYSLLATALALPEDGKILAMDINRENYELGLPVIEKAGVAHKIDFREGPALPILDEMVKDSTKHGTFDFIFVDADKDNYLNYHKRLIELVKVGGVIGYDNTLWNGAVVAPPDAPLKNYIRYYRDFVLELNKVLAADHRIEICQLPVGDGVTLCRRIT comes from the exons ATGATGACGGAAACTGATGAATCTAACGCAAAGCAACTATCCGGGCATCAGGAGATTGGGCATAAGAGTCTTCTGCAAAGCGATGCTCTCTTCCAG TATATTCTGGAGACTAGCGTGTATCCGAGAGAACACGAGGCCATGAAAGAGCTCAGAGAAATAACTGCAAAGCACCCATG GAATGTCATGGCGACATCTGCTGATGAAGGGCAGTTTCTGAGCATGTTGTTGAAGCTTATTAATGCAAAAAACACAATGGAAATTGGTGTCTACACTGGCTACTCTCTCTTGGCTACTGCCCTCGCCCTTCCCGAAGATGGAAAG ATATTGGCTATGGACATTAACAGAGAGAACTACGAGTTGGGTTTGCCGGTAATTGAGAAAGCTGGCGTGGCACACAAAATTGATTTCAGAGAAGGCCCTGCTTTGCCTATTCTTGATGAAATGGTTAAAGAC AGCACGAAGCATGGCACGTTTGATTTCATATTTGTGGATGCTGACAAGGACAATTACCTGAACTACCACAAGAGGCTGATAGAACTGGTTAAGGTTGGGGGTGTGATCGGATACGACAACACCCTATGGAACGGCGCCGTGGTGGCCCCACCAGACGCTCCGCTGAAGAACTACATTAGGTACTACAGGGATTTCGTGCTGGAGCTCAACAAGGTTCTCGCTGCTGATCACAGGATCGAGATTTGCCAGCTGCCTGTGGGCGATGGGGTTACCCTCTGCCGCCGTATCACCTGA